The window CGGAAAATTTCCTGTTCGTTTTCTTTGATTGTTCCCCCTGCGGTTTTTAATTCTTCCGCAATTGTTTCAACTTGTATTACAGCTGCCCGGCGTTCAAAGCCCATTTCGGTTAAAGCGTTTATTATATCTTCAAATTCCGGTTTTTTACCTGTTTGAATTTTTCCGGTACCTGTGTCGGAAGATGTAAGCTTTCCTTTTAATGCAAGAATCATTTTTTGAGCCGTTTTTTTGCCTATGCCCGGCACTTTTTGCAGTTTTTCCAAATCTCCTTCTTCCAAAGCCTGTTCAAGTATTGAAGCGTTTAATCCCGACATAATTTTAATGGCTTGACGCGGGCCTACTCCGTCAACCTTTGTTAAATCCAAAAATAGGGAGCGTTCCGCAACGGTCGGAAAGCCGAATAATCTCATTTGTTCTTCACGATGATATAACCATGTATAAACCTTTACTTCTTTCCCTATAATTCCGAAGTTGTCCAAGGCTAAAGCGGAAACGAAAATTTCCCACTCAACTCCCGAGGTTTCTACATACACCGATTCTAAAGTTTTGCCGGTAAGAATTCCTCTTATACTGTTAAACATAAAAATCAGTTCTCCTTACATCTCCTAAATTTATTTTTGTAATTGCGGCCGCAAGAGCATCTGCTGCATGGTCCGGTTTAGGAACGGCAGCTAAACCTAAAATTATTTTTACGGCATTTTGTACTTGCGCTTTTTCAGCTTGGGCAATCCCCGTTACGGCTTTTTTTATTGCATTGGGAGCGTATTCCGACACACTTATTCCGTTTTGCGCAAGAGCAAGTAAAACAACGCCTTTCGCTTCGGAAACGGTTATTGCACTTGTAACATTTTTTGCAAAGTAAACGGTTTCTATCCCAGCCTCGGCCGGTTTATATTTTTTTACCAATTCCGAAATTTTGTTAAAAATAATTAAAAGCCTCTCTCCTTGCGGCATATCGGACGCGGTTGTTATTGAACCGTATTCAATACATTTAAATTTATTTTGAGAAAATTCTATAATTCCGTAGCCCGTATTTGCAAGACCGGGGTCTATACCTATAACGCAGGGTATAAGTTGTTGTTTTTTCATATTGGTTTCGTATTTTTAATAATGCATGTTTATAGCGGATATTTTAAACACGGCAACTGAGATTTATATTTATAATGCTTCTATTTCCGCTTGGGAAAGACCGGTCAGTTTAACTATTTCAGAAATATCATAATTGTTATTTTTCATTAGTTTTGCCGTTTGTCGTAAACCTTCCATTTTTCCCTGCGTTATTCCCTGAGCTATACCCTGAGCTATACCCTGAGCTATACCCTGAGCTATACCTTGTGCCATCCCCTGAGCCATACCTTGTTCATGACCTTCTTTAATTGCATAGTATTTGGCTTCATCCAGTATGCTTATCATTCTCATATATTCTTTCCTCCTTGCTTCATTTTGCTTTATTTCTTTTATTAAATTATCGAGTTTTTTGGTAAAAACCGTTTTGCTTGTTTTCCCGTTCATATACTCCAAAAAGGCTTTAAGCTCTGCAGTTCCGGCTTTTTCCGAGGCCTTGCTGTTTACGATAATTTTATTTATTCCGTCTTCCAATAGAATATCGGGTGATTCCGTACAGACGGTTTTAAAGGTGTATATAGGTAAACCCCTGTTAAGATAATCAAAGGGACAAAAAAAGATTATAAATGAATCTGTTAAATCATTATACAGTTTTCCTTTTTCAAGGCTGCCGAGGTCTATAGCAGACTGATAGTATCGCATACGCCGTGCTAAATCCTTTTTGTCAATAGCCTGCATTTCTATATCATAGATATTTCCTTTTTCGTCCTTTGCCCATACGTCAAGCCGTATACCTTTGGCATTTCCCGCATCGGCAATGACCTTTTGATAGCCGATTTCCGTTACGGTAGAAATTTTGTTACAGAGTACTATATTGATTAAGTCTTTGCATACCGACGGTTCTTGCATAACATGATAAAATATAAAATCGTCAACGATTGTCAATTCTTCAAATGTTTTCATATTACTCCCTATTTAAATTAAGCGGTATTAAGTTTGAGCCCTTAATCTGAATAATTATACCATAAAAAGGCGGTATTTGCAATTATTAATTTAAGGGTGTTTAAATCCTTTCCGATATAATTTGATTCGGCAAGATTTCTTTTACCGCTTTACAGGAAGCAATTGCGGATTCCGAAGCTAGTATTGTCGAGGAAAGCGTATTTTTGTTTTGCAAAAGAGTTTCGGCACAAGTGCGTAAATCATCGGCCGTTGTTTTAAGCATATTTTCAACCGTCCGTTTTTTCACGTTATACGATATTCCTGATAAAATATCTTTAAATGCGTTTGCTCCCTTTCCTGAAGGAGTAAGAGGTGTGAGTTCCCGTCCGTATCTTCCGGTAATTAAACTTTCAATAGTTTTTTCCGAAAAATCTTCTTTCAGGGTTTGTCCGATTGCATTTAAAAATTCGTTAAGTGAATTTACCGGATTCGGGTCGCGGTATGAAACAAGGGCAAGAAAGGATTCTGCCGCCATAGGAACCGTAAATGCACCGTAAGCGCCGCCTATGCTCCGGATTTTTTTCCCATAAGGGTCCGTTTGAAAGCCATTTGCATAAAACAGCTTCTGCAGCCTGCTCCATTGTTCCGAAAGCGGAAGATTTAAACACGGAAACTGCAAAGCCTACTTGAAGCTGAGCCGGAATAAGCTCGAGTCTGTTTTTTTCTTCTTTTTTAAATTTAAATTCATTTTCAAAATTTAAATTCGTTCTTTTAACGGGAGCTTTAAAAGATGAAGTTGAAGATGTTATGTTTTTTTCCAAAGCTCTTTTTAAATCGGCAATATTTTTTCCGGTTCCCGTAACTTCGACTATAATACCTGAGTTAAAAACGGTTTTATATATTGAAGACAATTTTTCAATTAAACCATTAAGAGCCTTTTCATTTTTAATTTCGGAATAAACGTTTCTTAAAAATTTAAGCTGTGAAATTCCTGAAAGGAGTTCCCGCTTTGCATTTTTTTCCGAAAGGGGAGCCGCCGCACGGAGAAGTGCAAATGTATTACCGTCTAAGGCCGGTAAACTTTCAAAATCGTTTTTGCGCTGCGTTACCAAATCGGTTAACCGTTTTTTATCCGAAAATGAAACCGTCTTTAAAAGGCTCGAATACAAAGTCCATTGTTTCCGGAATTAACTCGCCGAGCATTTTTCCCGAAACCGTTATCCAATCTCTTCCCGCAATTTGTTCTATACTTAATTTGTTTGTATTTTTTAAAATAGGAACATCTTTGCACGGACTCATAGAAAATACGGCGGCACTTGCTCCGAAACCTCCGAGTAAATTGGCTGCTTTTGAAGATGCTTCACTCCATGTTAATTTATCGGTACTCATATTCAGCATACAAGATGTTAAAAGCGGTATATACTTATACTCGTCATCGGACAGATTATCTATGGGAAATGCTATTTGAAAATAGCCGATTTCATTTGTAGGCTGTTCGTGAAGAACAACGGGAACTTCTTTTATAAAGATAAGCTCCTCAGGAGCCGGTTTGGGCAGGGGCGGTAAATCTTTTTTTGAAATACTCGGAATAAGTGCAAGATGTTCTAGGCTATCGGGAGTTTGTTTAAACTTATCCGCCTTTTCCTGTTCTTCAAGCATAGCTCGGCGCTCTTTTTCGGAAAGAGTTTTTTCAAACATTTCGGCTCGTTTTTCCAAGCTTTTATCCAAGCGTTTGCAAAACTCCTTGTCCGGGTATACTATTGTAAGAGCATAGTGATTATTGTCTATTAAATATTTTTGAATTAAATTTTCTACATAACGATTTTCAGTTTCAATATCTTTTTTAATTTTTTTAAACGTCTTAGTATATTGAATAGTGCTTTCGGGATTATGTCCGTATGTCCAGCCGTTCATAGCGCGCTCCATAAGCGTAATTCCGAAAGGCCCGTAATTTCTTTTTATTTCTCGGTTACTGAAATCTATGGAATGAATTGCAGTTTCTATTTCTTTTTTACTTATTCCGTCTTTTACCAATTTACGTAAAGCGTTAAACACCGTATTTTTAAATTCATCATGTTTTCCGCGCTTTGCATCTTTTATTCCGAATGTAAAAGTAATATTTCGTATACTTTTACTTACTCCGTTATAGGCATATAAGTCTTCACATATTCCGGACTCAAGTAATATTTTATTTAAGTAAGCCCCGTTATGTCCTATCAGAATTTCGCCGATTAAAAAAGCTTGCATCAGTTTTTCGGTATCGAAGGTTTCAGGTAAAAGCCAATTAAGCACTGCGGATTCTTTTGTACCGTCATCGCTTTCACTTGCCGGAGCGGGAACCGAAAAGGTAAGAGGTTTTTTATAAGGTTTAATGGGCGGAACAAAGTCGGGTTTTTCGGCAGCTTCAAATTTTGAAAGAAATTTTTCTTCTAAGAATTTCATTTGTTTTTCCGTAGGAATATTTCCCATTAAAAATATGCGGCAGTTTACGGGGTGGTAATATTTTTTGTGGAAAGCCTTGTATTCTTCATAAGTAAGGTCAGGAATTTCCAAGGGACTCCCCCCTGAGTCTTTTTCGTATATACTTCCCTTGCAAATTGATGCGGTTGCAGCATCATACATAACTCCGTCAAAGTCCGAATAGTTTGCCCTCATTTCATTTAAAACAACGCCCTGTACGCTTACTCTTCCGTCTTCTCCTATTTCAAAGCGGTGCCCTTCCTGTTTAAAGGCCCATTCTGCAAGATTCGGAAAGAATACGGCATCGCCGTACACGGACATTAAATTAAAATAATCGGCTTCAACGACGGAGCTTGCAGGATACACGGTTTTATCCGGATAAGTCATTGCATTTAAAAAAGTGTTTACGCTTTGCTTTACTAAAACCATAAAAGGGTCTTTTAGCGGATAATTTTTCGAGCCGCATAAAACCGTATGCTCTATTATATGTGCGACTCCGGTGGAATTGGGCGAGGAAGTCATAAAATTATATGAAAATAAATTCTCTTCATCGTCATTTAAAATATGATAAAGTTCCAAGCCTGTTTTTTTGTGGCGTGCATAAACGCCTACGGCATTAAATTCCGGTAAGGGATTTTTACTTATAATTTCAAATCCGTAAATCAGTTCACTCATATAAAATATTCTCCGAAAAGTATTTTAATTTAATATAAGGAAAAATTCAATAAGTCCGAATTGCCGTATGAAAAATAGCGGTGCGGAAAAAATACGGCGTTTAAGACCTGCCGGATATCCGGCTCTTGAAAAATATGCCGATTTGGTATAAAACCATATCGGTAAAAGGATTTTAAATGATGAACACTGATGAAAGAATTTTAATTGTAGATTTCGGCGGACAGTATAATCAGCTTATTGCCAGACGGGTAAGAGAACTTAATGTTTATTCTGAAATTGTAAATTATAAAAACGCTATTAGTGCAGCAGCGGAAAATAAACCTGTAGGTATTATTTTTACGGGAGGGCCTAACAGCGTTTATGAAAAAGATGCTCCTAAACCGGATAAAAAAATATTTGATATGGGAATTCCGATTTTGGGAATTTGTTACGGTATGCAGGTTATGGCCGATTGTTTGGGCGGAAGTGTGGAAAAAGCTTTAAAAAACGAATTCGGAAAAACGGAAACAATATTTAACCTCAGCCATCCGCTTTTTAAAAACATAAAACAAAATTCTGCCGTATGGATGAGTCATATCGACAGTGCAGCAAATCTTCCGTCCGGATTTATTCCTATTGCGGAAACATTAAATACAAAAAATGCCGCAATGGCAAATGACGTAAAAAAATTATACGGTATCCAGTTTCATGCCGAAGTTGAACATACGGAAGAGGGGAAAAAAATCATTGAAAACTTTTTATCCATTTGCGGTGCCAAACGCAGTTGGAATATGAAAAGCTTTTTAAATGATGCCGTTAAAGAAGTACAAGATACGGCAAAGGACGGAAAAATTCTTCTTGCTCTTTCGGGAGGTGTAGACTCTTCCGTTTTGGCGGCTCTTTTAAATAAAGCCGTAGGAAAAAATTTAACTTGTATTTTTGTAGACCACGGACTTATGCGGAAAAATGAAGGCGATGAGGTTGAAACCGTTTTTGCAAATTCCGAAATGAATTTTATAAGGGTGAATGCAAAGAAGCGTTTTTTAGATAAATTAAGGAGCGTAACGGAACCTGAAAAAAAACGCAAAATAATCGGAGAAGAATTTATCCGCGTTTTTGAAGAAGAAGCGAAAAAACTTGGAACAATCGATTTTTTAGCGCAGGGAACAATCTATGCGGATATTGTGGAAAGCGGAATAAACGGTTCGGCCGTAATAAAAAGCCACCACAACGTGGGAGGACTCCCTGAAAACATAGGTTTTAAGGCTTTAATTGAACCATTACGTACCCTGTTTAAAGATGAAATAAGACTTTTAGGAAAAGAACTCGGGCTTCCTGATTATCTTGTATACCGCCAACCCTTTCCGGGGCCCGGTCTTGCAATAAGAATTATAGGAGAGGTTACGGAAGAAAAACTGAACATTTTGCGGGAAGCCGACGCAATTTGGCGCAGCGAACTTGAAAATAGCGGCATAAAAAAAGAGTTAAGCCAATACTTTGCCGTTTTAACCGGAAACAAAAGCGTAGGTGTAATGGGAGACTTCAGAACTTACGATTATACCTTGGCATTGCGCGCCGTAAAAACCTCGGATTTTATGACCGCAGATTGGGTTCGCATTCCTTATGAAATTCTCGATAAGGTTTCTTCTAAAAT is drawn from Treponema pedis and contains these coding sequences:
- the ruvA gene encoding Holliday junction branch migration protein RuvA; protein product: MFNSIRGILTGKTLESVYVETSGVEWEIFVSALALDNFGIIGKEVKVYTWLYHREEQMRLFGFPTVAERSLFLDLTKVDGVGPRQAIKIMSGLNASILEQALEEGDLEKLQKVPGIGKKTAQKMILALKGKLTSSDTGTGKIQTGKKPEFEDIINALTEMGFERRAAVIQVETIAEELKTAGGTIKENEQEIFRRAIVALS
- the ruvC gene encoding crossover junction endodeoxyribonuclease RuvC, with translation MKKQQLIPCVIGIDPGLANTGYGIIEFSQNKFKCIEYGSITTASDMPQGERLLIIFNKISELVKKYKPAEAGIETVYFAKNVTSAITVSEAKGVVLLALAQNGISVSEYAPNAIKKAVTGIAQAEKAQVQNAVKIILGLAAVPKPDHAADALAAAITKINLGDVRRTDFYV
- a CDS encoding Rpn family recombination-promoting nuclease/putative transposase, with product MKTFEELTIVDDFIFYHVMQEPSVCKDLINIVLCNKISTVTEIGYQKVIADAGNAKGIRLDVWAKDEKGNIYDIEMQAIDKKDLARRMRYYQSAIDLGSLEKGKLYNDLTDSFIIFFCPFDYLNRGLPIYTFKTVCTESPDILLEDGINKIIVNSKASEKAGTAELKAFLEYMNGKTSKTVFTKKLDNLIKEIKQNEARRKEYMRMISILDEAKYYAIKEGHEQGMAQGMAQGIAQGIAQGIAQGIAQGITQGKMEGLRQTAKLMKNNNYDISEIVKLTGLSQAEIEAL
- a CDS encoding insulinase family protein, with product MSELIYGFEIISKNPLPEFNAVGVYARHKKTGLELYHILNDDEENLFSYNFMTSSPNSTGVAHIIEHTVLCGSKNYPLKDPFMVLVKQSVNTFLNAMTYPDKTVYPASSVVEADYFNLMSVYGDAVFFPNLAEWAFKQEGHRFEIGEDGRVSVQGVVLNEMRANYSDFDGVMYDAATASICKGSIYEKDSGGSPLEIPDLTYEEYKAFHKKYYHPVNCRIFLMGNIPTEKQMKFLEEKFLSKFEAAEKPDFVPPIKPYKKPLTFSVPAPASESDDGTKESAVLNWLLPETFDTEKLMQAFLIGEILIGHNGAYLNKILLESGICEDLYAYNGVSKSIRNITFTFGIKDAKRGKHDEFKNTVFNALRKLVKDGISKKEIETAIHSIDFSNREIKRNYGPFGITLMERAMNGWTYGHNPESTIQYTKTFKKIKKDIETENRYVENLIQKYLIDNNHYALTIVYPDKEFCKRLDKSLEKRAEMFEKTLSEKERRAMLEEQEKADKFKQTPDSLEHLALIPSISKKDLPPLPKPAPEELIFIKEVPVVLHEQPTNEIGYFQIAFPIDNLSDDEYKYIPLLTSCMLNMSTDKLTWSEASSKAANLLGGFGASAAVFSMSPCKDVPILKNTNKLSIEQIAGRDWITVSGKMLGELIPETMDFVFEPFKDGFIFG
- the guaA gene encoding glutamine-hydrolyzing GMP synthase; the protein is MNTDERILIVDFGGQYNQLIARRVRELNVYSEIVNYKNAISAAAENKPVGIIFTGGPNSVYEKDAPKPDKKIFDMGIPILGICYGMQVMADCLGGSVEKALKNEFGKTETIFNLSHPLFKNIKQNSAVWMSHIDSAANLPSGFIPIAETLNTKNAAMANDVKKLYGIQFHAEVEHTEEGKKIIENFLSICGAKRSWNMKSFLNDAVKEVQDTAKDGKILLALSGGVDSSVLAALLNKAVGKNLTCIFVDHGLMRKNEGDEVETVFANSEMNFIRVNAKKRFLDKLRSVTEPEKKRKIIGEEFIRVFEEEAKKLGTIDFLAQGTIYADIVESGINGSAVIKSHHNVGGLPENIGFKALIEPLRTLFKDEIRLLGKELGLPDYLVYRQPFPGPGLAIRIIGEVTEEKLNILREADAIWRSELENSGIKKELSQYFAVLTGNKSVGVMGDFRTYDYTLALRAVKTSDFMTADWVRIPYEILDKVSSKIINEVSGINRIVYDITSKPPATIEWE